In one Bradyrhizobium sp. 4 genomic region, the following are encoded:
- a CDS encoding cyclic nucleotide-binding domain-containing protein yields MSIDDDVALLERVPTLRLLGDASLRMLAIGSEQRDFVRGDVLFNLGDDADAGFVVQRGAFRVDDGAGAEMIASPGALIGELALIVPMKRPSSAIAIEHASVIRVARSLFQRVLESDPAAAVRLRDEFAVRSSQIASDILMAGAKLTS; encoded by the coding sequence ATGTCAATCGACGACGATGTAGCGCTTCTTGAGCGTGTCCCGACACTGCGCCTGTTGGGAGACGCTTCCTTGCGCATGCTGGCGATCGGCTCCGAGCAGCGTGACTTTGTCCGCGGCGACGTCTTGTTCAATCTCGGCGACGATGCCGATGCCGGCTTCGTGGTCCAGCGCGGCGCCTTCCGGGTCGACGACGGCGCCGGCGCGGAGATGATCGCGAGTCCCGGTGCGCTGATCGGCGAGCTCGCGCTGATCGTGCCGATGAAGCGGCCGTCGAGCGCGATCGCGATCGAGCACGCCTCCGTCATCCGCGTCGCGCGCAGCCTGTTTCAGCGCGTGCTCGAAAGCGACCCCGCCGCCGCCGTTCGTCTGCGCGATGAATTCGCGGTGCGCTCCAGCCAGATCGCCAGCGATATATTGATGGCCGGTGCGAAGCTGACGAGTTGA
- a CDS encoding GFA family protein translates to MRLEGGCYCGEVRYVAEGDPMMQAQCHCRECQYISGGAPNTFIAMPAAGFSYITGQPKQFTRKDLERAVTREFCGECGTHLVTKVPGLPAAILKVGTLDDPKQFHPQMAIYTCDKQDFHAIPAGMATFEKLPAH, encoded by the coding sequence ATGCGTTTGGAAGGCGGATGCTATTGCGGCGAAGTGCGCTATGTCGCCGAGGGCGACCCGATGATGCAGGCGCAGTGTCATTGCCGCGAGTGCCAGTACATCTCGGGCGGCGCGCCCAACACTTTCATCGCGATGCCGGCGGCCGGCTTCAGCTACATCACTGGGCAGCCCAAGCAGTTCACCCGCAAGGACCTCGAGCGCGCCGTGACGCGCGAGTTCTGCGGCGAATGCGGCACCCATCTGGTGACCAAGGTTCCCGGACTGCCAGCCGCGATCCTGAAGGTCGGCACGCTGGACGATCCCAAACAGTTCCATCCCCAGATGGCGATCTACACCTGCGACAAGCAGGACTTCCACGCGATCCCCGCGGGCATGGCGACATTCGAGAAGCTGCCGGCGCACTAG
- a CDS encoding outer membrane lipoprotein carrier protein LolA has protein sequence MAGVILVTAAMVITASFAQTVPVPKPAPKGRDGGPAGGGPAVTGATQTPPNPVIPDPRRNVPSSIFQTFDANQKAQAAKVSAYLSSLSTLVGNFVQVGPDGSKTQGDFYIQKPGKVRFEYDAPSPIDIVADGSSLVVRDRKLATQDVYPLSQTPLRFLLSDRIDLMKDTNVVNVSADDVFVSVTIEEKQALVGTSRLLLMFGAKDGQLKQWTVTDPQGYDTTIAVYNLDTSKKLDPGMFKIDFTNYGPSPG, from the coding sequence ATGGCCGGCGTGATTCTCGTCACCGCCGCGATGGTGATCACGGCGTCGTTCGCGCAGACCGTTCCCGTGCCGAAGCCTGCGCCGAAGGGCCGCGATGGCGGTCCGGCCGGTGGAGGGCCCGCGGTCACCGGCGCGACCCAGACGCCGCCGAATCCGGTGATTCCGGATCCGCGCCGCAACGTGCCGAGCAGCATCTTCCAGACCTTCGATGCCAACCAGAAGGCCCAGGCCGCCAAGGTCAGCGCCTATTTGTCCTCATTGTCGACGCTGGTCGGGAATTTCGTCCAGGTCGGCCCCGACGGCAGCAAGACGCAAGGCGACTTCTACATCCAGAAGCCGGGCAAGGTGCGCTTCGAATATGACGCGCCGAGCCCGATCGACATCGTCGCCGACGGTTCGTCGCTGGTGGTGCGCGACCGCAAGCTCGCGACGCAGGACGTCTATCCGCTGTCGCAGACACCGCTGCGTTTCCTGCTGTCCGACCGCATCGACCTGATGAAGGACACCAACGTCGTCAACGTCTCGGCCGACGACGTCTTCGTCAGCGTCACCATCGAGGAGAAGCAGGCCCTGGTCGGCACCAGTCGCCTCCTGCTGATGTTCGGCGCCAAGGACGGTCAGTTGAAGCAGTGGACCGTCACCGACCCGCAGGGCTACGACACCACGATCGCGGTCTACAATCTCGACACGAGCAAGAAGCTCGATCCCGGCATGTTCAAGATCGATTTTACCAATTACGGCCCGTCGCCGGGCTGA
- a CDS encoding aminotransferase class I/II-fold pyridoxal phosphate-dependent enzyme: MAMTASSRTPQDSGSSDSERSPFVRLNELLAPHQPGKPLISLAVGEPQHPVPDFVGPVLAKHIADFGRYPANKGTDPFRKAAGAWLSSRFKLPRTLDPESEILVLNGSREGLFLAAIAAARYVGPRPGKPAILMPNPFYPVYGAGARAAACEPVYLPTTAENGFLPDLDAIDEATLARTVAFYLASPANPQGSVASRGYFTRLKQLADRYGFVILSDECYSEIYTREAPGSALECAGPDFTRVVAFQSLSKRSNLPGLRVGFAAGDKKLIGMFLELRNIAAPQVPVPLQHVATVAYGDEAHVEENRRLYRIKFDLADQIIGGRYGYRRPDAGFCVWLNTSEIGDDVSVCLKLFKEAGVRVVPGSYLARLQPDGVNPGAGYIRLALVQDGETTAQALHRLVETLG, encoded by the coding sequence ATGGCTATGACCGCTTCATCCCGTACGCCGCAGGACAGCGGAAGCTCCGATAGCGAACGCTCTCCCTTCGTCCGGCTGAACGAACTGCTGGCGCCGCATCAGCCCGGCAAGCCTTTGATTTCGCTTGCCGTCGGCGAGCCCCAGCATCCCGTGCCCGATTTCGTCGGCCCGGTGCTGGCCAAGCACATCGCCGATTTCGGCCGTTACCCCGCGAACAAGGGCACCGACCCGTTCCGCAAGGCTGCAGGCGCCTGGCTGTCGTCGCGCTTCAAGCTGCCGCGCACCCTCGATCCCGAGAGCGAGATTCTCGTCCTCAATGGCAGCCGCGAAGGCCTGTTCCTCGCCGCGATCGCGGCCGCGCGCTATGTCGGCCCGCGTCCCGGCAAGCCCGCGATCCTGATGCCGAACCCGTTCTATCCGGTCTATGGCGCCGGCGCCCGCGCCGCCGCTTGCGAGCCGGTCTACCTGCCGACCACGGCCGAGAACGGCTTCCTGCCCGATCTCGACGCCATCGACGAGGCGACGCTCGCGCGCACGGTGGCGTTCTATCTGGCTTCGCCCGCCAACCCGCAGGGCTCGGTCGCCTCGCGCGGTTATTTCACGCGCCTGAAGCAGCTCGCCGACCGCTACGGCTTCGTGATCCTCAGCGACGAGTGCTATTCGGAGATCTACACCCGCGAAGCTCCCGGCAGCGCGCTCGAATGCGCCGGCCCTGATTTCACCCGCGTGGTTGCGTTCCAGTCGCTGTCGAAGCGCTCCAACCTGCCGGGCTTGCGCGTCGGCTTCGCCGCCGGCGACAAAAAACTCATCGGCATGTTCCTCGAGCTGCGCAACATCGCGGCGCCGCAGGTGCCGGTGCCGCTCCAGCATGTCGCGACCGTCGCTTACGGCGACGAGGCGCATGTCGAGGAGAACCGCAGGCTCTACCGGATCAAGTTCGATCTCGCCGACCAGATCATCGGCGGTCGTTACGGCTATCGCCGGCCCGATGCCGGCTTCTGCGTCTGGCTCAACACGTCCGAAATCGGCGACGACGTGTCCGTGTGCCTCAAACTCTTCAAGGAAGCAGGCGTGCGCGTGGTGCCCGGCAGCTATCTGGCGCGGCTCCAGCCCGACGGCGTCAATCCCGGCGCAGGCTACATTCGCCTTGCGCTGGTGCAGGATGGCGAGACCACGGCGCAGGCGCTGCACCGCCTGGTCGAGACTCTGGGTTAG
- a CDS encoding L,D-transpeptidase family protein produces the protein MNRSAGPLSAIRVKAAAGNPRRGWLTAGALTIPVALGRGGILANKREGDGGTPRGSFRPRRLWWRGDRHSRPQTFLPARIITGEDAWCEDPKDRHYNQGIRLGAGQGGDRLKRADHLYDFIIEIDHNTRPRIAGRGSAVFLHLARDNFGPTAGCVSMTKAAMRQLLRRLGPKTKIIIG, from the coding sequence ATGAACCGGAGCGCCGGGCCGCTCTCGGCGATCCGCGTTAAGGCTGCCGCCGGGAATCCGCGCCGGGGGTGGCTGACCGCGGGAGCGCTGACGATTCCGGTGGCGCTCGGACGCGGCGGCATTCTGGCGAACAAGCGCGAGGGCGATGGCGGCACCCCGAGGGGCAGCTTCCGTCCCAGGCGATTGTGGTGGCGGGGCGACCGGCACAGCCGCCCGCAGACCTTCCTGCCGGCCCGGATCATCACCGGCGAGGACGCCTGGTGCGAGGACCCCAAAGACCGTCATTACAATCAGGGGATCCGGCTCGGCGCGGGGCAGGGTGGTGACCGGCTCAAGCGGGCCGACCATCTCTATGACTTCATCATCGAAATCGACCACAATACGAGGCCGCGGATCGCCGGCCGGGGCAGCGCGGTGTTCTTGCATCTGGCTCGCGACAATTTCGGCCCGACCGCAGGCTGCGTCTCGATGACCAAAGCGGCGATGCGACAATTGCTGCGGCGGCTGGGACCAAAAACAAAAATCATCATTGGGTGA
- a CDS encoding YggS family pyridoxal phosphate-dependent enzyme, with the protein MTEANAAPLTGHSPNALAAVEAEIARACKDARRERGSVTLIAVSKTFAADAIAPVIDAGQRVFGENRVQEAKGKWPALTSVYPDIALHLIGPLQSNKAKEAVALFGAIHSVDRPSICQALAKEIESQNKHPELFVQINIGEEPQKAGIAPGEADAFIASCRDTYGLTISGLMCIPPVDEPPAAHFALTAKIAARNGLKKLSMGMSADYATAIMLGATHVRVGSAIFGHR; encoded by the coding sequence ATGACCGAAGCCAACGCCGCACCGCTAACCGGCCATTCACCAAACGCGCTCGCCGCGGTCGAAGCCGAAATCGCGCGCGCCTGCAAGGATGCGCGGCGCGAACGTGGCTCCGTGACGCTGATCGCGGTGTCGAAAACTTTCGCCGCGGATGCAATTGCCCCGGTCATCGACGCCGGACAGCGCGTATTCGGCGAGAATCGCGTGCAGGAGGCCAAAGGCAAGTGGCCGGCGTTAACTTCTGTTTACCCCGATATCGCGCTGCATCTGATCGGGCCGCTGCAATCCAACAAGGCGAAAGAGGCGGTCGCGCTGTTCGGTGCGATCCACTCGGTCGACCGCCCGAGCATTTGCCAGGCGTTAGCCAAGGAAATCGAATCCCAGAACAAGCACCCCGAATTGTTCGTCCAGATCAATATCGGTGAGGAGCCGCAGAAGGCCGGCATCGCCCCCGGCGAGGCCGATGCTTTCATCGCGAGCTGCCGCGACACCTACGGGCTAACGATCTCGGGGTTGATGTGCATCCCCCCGGTGGACGAGCCGCCGGCGGCGCATTTCGCGCTGACGGCCAAAATAGCCGCGCGCAATGGATTGAAGAAGCTCTCGATGGGCATGAGCGCGGATTATGCGACCGCGATCATGCTCGGCGCCACCCATGTGCGCGTGGGAAGTGCGATCTTCGGGCACCGGTGA
- a CDS encoding DNA translocase FtsK — translation MSMSTIERVIPLVGHLPPSIREGLARRVRELSGLGLIALSGVASAALMTWSVQDPSLSHATSRPIRNILGYAGAIGADLAMQILGLGAIMLVLTVAVWGWRMLTHRPFDREALRLGSWVLCTVIAAGFVSCWPHGGAWPLPTGLGGVVGDALVRAPAVIFGPPGMIYRMVLGTILFAAMAATFLIACGLGAREHDDELAEIEDDDKPLDQDDESDRGSVSLGWLFHALMSTKARLIWLLGAAYRSLVSSGPKTKAVAFSRQEPKLGGGRAAPSISPQAQDEDYDDEHEEVEEDEEEEEEPAARAPRKKAAPKAASKKSSDKFELPSVSVLAAPKAGDRQPLSKAELETNSRALEGVLQDFGVRGEIVKAHPGPVVTLYELEPAPGIKSSRVIGLSDDIARSMSALSARVAVVPGRNAIGIELPNAHREKVYLRELLVAKETVDSVAKLPLCLGKTIGGDPVIIDLARTPHMLIAGTTGSGKSVAINTMILSLVYRLRPDQCRLIMVDPKMLELSVYDGIPHLLTPVVTDPKKAVVALKWAVREMEERYKNMAKLGVRNIDGYNTRLLELKAKGEEPTRTVHTGFDKETGKAIYEEEKLSLDPLPYIVIIVDEMADLMMVAGKDIEGAVQRLAQMARAAGLHVILATQRPSVDVITGTIKANFPTRIAFQVTSKIDSRTILGEMGAEQLLGQGDMLYMAGGGRISRVHGPFASDEEVEKVVRHLKTQGQPEYLEAVTAEEPSEDEDGAVFDASAMGADGGGDLFSQAVAIVKRDRKASTSYIQRRLQIGYNRAASLMERMELEGIVGPANHAGKREILVEEEDSHM, via the coding sequence GTGAGCATGTCGACAATCGAACGTGTCATTCCCCTGGTCGGCCATCTGCCGCCCTCGATCCGCGAGGGGCTGGCGCGGCGCGTGCGCGAGCTCAGCGGTCTCGGCCTGATCGCATTGTCGGGTGTCGCCTCGGCGGCGCTGATGACCTGGTCGGTGCAGGATCCCAGCCTCAGCCACGCAACGTCGCGGCCGATCCGCAACATTCTCGGCTATGCCGGCGCGATCGGCGCCGACCTTGCGATGCAGATTCTCGGGCTCGGCGCGATCATGCTGGTCCTGACGGTCGCGGTCTGGGGCTGGCGCATGCTGACCCATCGTCCGTTCGACCGCGAGGCGCTGCGGCTCGGCTCCTGGGTTCTCTGCACGGTGATCGCGGCGGGCTTCGTCAGCTGCTGGCCACATGGCGGCGCCTGGCCGCTGCCGACCGGCCTCGGCGGCGTTGTCGGCGATGCGCTGGTTCGCGCGCCTGCGGTGATCTTCGGACCGCCAGGCATGATTTATCGTATGGTGCTCGGCACGATCCTGTTCGCCGCGATGGCGGCGACCTTCCTGATCGCCTGCGGCCTTGGCGCACGCGAGCATGACGACGAACTCGCGGAGATCGAGGATGACGACAAGCCGCTCGACCAGGACGATGAGAGCGATCGCGGTTCGGTATCGCTGGGCTGGCTGTTCCACGCATTGATGAGCACGAAGGCGCGGCTGATCTGGTTGCTCGGCGCGGCCTACCGCTCGCTGGTCTCGAGCGGGCCGAAGACCAAGGCCGTTGCATTCAGCCGCCAAGAGCCGAAGCTCGGTGGCGGCCGCGCCGCGCCGTCGATCTCGCCGCAGGCCCAGGACGAGGACTACGACGACGAGCACGAAGAGGTCGAGGAAGACGAGGAAGAGGAGGAGGAGCCCGCCGCCCGCGCGCCGCGCAAGAAGGCTGCGCCCAAGGCCGCTTCCAAGAAATCCTCCGACAAGTTCGAGCTTCCGTCCGTATCGGTGCTGGCCGCGCCGAAGGCCGGCGATCGCCAGCCGCTCAGCAAGGCCGAGCTGGAAACCAATTCGCGCGCGCTCGAAGGCGTGCTGCAGGATTTCGGCGTTCGCGGCGAGATCGTGAAGGCCCATCCGGGTCCCGTGGTCACGCTGTACGAGCTGGAGCCGGCGCCGGGTATCAAGTCGTCGCGCGTGATCGGCCTTTCCGACGACATTGCACGTTCAATGAGCGCGCTGTCGGCGCGCGTCGCCGTCGTGCCCGGACGCAATGCCATCGGCATCGAGCTGCCGAACGCGCATCGCGAAAAGGTCTATCTGCGCGAGCTGCTGGTCGCCAAGGAGACCGTCGATTCGGTTGCGAAACTGCCGCTCTGCCTCGGCAAGACCATCGGCGGTGATCCCGTCATCATCGACCTCGCACGCACACCGCACATGCTGATCGCCGGTACCACCGGCTCCGGCAAGTCGGTCGCCATCAACACCATGATTCTCAGCTTGGTCTACCGGCTGCGTCCGGACCAATGCCGCTTGATCATGGTCGATCCGAAGATGCTCGAACTCTCCGTCTATGACGGCATTCCCCATCTGCTCACGCCCGTCGTGACCGACCCGAAGAAGGCGGTGGTCGCGCTGAAATGGGCCGTGCGCGAGATGGAAGAGCGCTACAAGAACATGGCCAAGCTCGGTGTGCGCAACATCGACGGTTACAACACGCGCCTGCTCGAATTGAAGGCCAAGGGCGAAGAGCCGACGCGCACGGTGCACACCGGCTTCGACAAGGAAACCGGCAAGGCGATCTACGAGGAAGAGAAGCTCTCGCTCGACCCGCTGCCCTACATCGTCATCATCGTGGACGAAATGGCCGACCTGATGATGGTCGCCGGCAAGGACATCGAAGGCGCGGTGCAGCGCCTCGCGCAGATGGCGCGCGCCGCCGGCCTGCACGTGATCCTCGCAACGCAGCGTCCATCGGTCGACGTCATCACCGGTACCATCAAGGCGAACTTCCCGACCCGCATCGCCTTCCAGGTGACGTCCAAGATCGACAGCCGTACGATTCTCGGCGAGATGGGTGCCGAGCAACTCCTCGGCCAGGGCGACATGCTCTACATGGCCGGCGGCGGTCGCATCAGCCGCGTGCACGGACCTTTCGCGTCGGACGAGGAAGTCGAGAAGGTGGTGCGCCATCTCAAGACGCAGGGACAGCCGGAATATCTCGAAGCCGTCACAGCCGAAGAACCCAGCGAGGACGAGGACGGCGCGGTGTTCGACGCGTCCGCCATGGGCGCGGATGGCGGCGGCGATTTGTTCTCGCAGGCTGTTGCGATCGTCAAACGCGACCGCAAGGCCTCCACCAGCTACATCCAGCGTCGCCTGCAGATCGGCTATAACCGCGCCGCATCGCTGATGGAGCGCATGGAACTGGAGGGTATCGTCGGACCCGCCAACCACGCCGGCAAGCGCGAGATTCTGGTCGAGGAAGAAGACAGCCATATGTGA
- a CDS encoding fumarylacetoacetate hydrolase family protein has protein sequence MLDRDQIAAASQVLIKHWRDGTKLDALEPRLRPQSRGEGYAVQAALGGPLFGWKIAATSESGQKHINVAGPLAGRIMSDTVIADGGTASMKGNAMRVGEPEFAFRMGRDLPPRAAPYTVDEVLAAVDSLHPAIEIPDSRFADFAAAGEAQLIADNACAHLFVLGAATHANWRAMDLVEERPQITLRGQRYLGHGKNVLGDPRIALVWLANELRGLGITLRAGEVVTTGTCHPPLPIQPGDQFVADFGVLGTVSVSFS, from the coding sequence ATGCTCGACAGGGATCAGATCGCCGCCGCTTCGCAGGTCCTGATCAAACATTGGCGCGACGGCACCAAGCTTGACGCGCTGGAGCCACGGTTGCGGCCACAGAGCCGCGGCGAGGGTTATGCCGTGCAGGCAGCGCTCGGCGGGCCCTTGTTCGGTTGGAAGATCGCGGCGACGAGCGAGTCCGGACAGAAGCACATCAATGTCGCGGGACCGCTGGCCGGCCGGATCATGAGCGACACCGTGATCGCCGATGGCGGCACCGCCTCGATGAAGGGCAACGCGATGCGCGTCGGCGAACCCGAGTTCGCTTTCCGCATGGGACGCGATCTGCCGCCGCGCGCGGCGCCGTATACTGTCGACGAGGTGCTCGCCGCCGTAGACAGCTTGCATCCTGCGATCGAGATTCCCGATTCACGCTTTGCCGATTTCGCCGCCGCCGGCGAGGCGCAGCTGATCGCCGACAACGCCTGTGCGCATCTGTTCGTGCTGGGCGCAGCAACGCATGCGAACTGGCGCGCCATGGATCTCGTCGAGGAGCGGCCGCAGATCACGTTGCGTGGCCAGCGCTATCTCGGCCACGGCAAGAACGTGCTCGGCGATCCCCGCATTGCCCTGGTCTGGCTGGCCAACGAGCTGCGTGGCCTCGGCATCACCTTGCGGGCAGGGGAGGTGGTGACCACGGGCACGTGCCATCCGCCGCTACCGATCCAGCCGGGTGATCAGTTCGTGGCGGATTTCGGCGTGCTGGGGACGGTGTCGGTGAGTTTCTCTTGA
- the xth gene encoding exodeoxyribonuclease III: MRFSLTTWNINSVRLRIDLVAKFLKSARPDVLCLQETKCIDDAFPLKRFKRLGYEHVALNGQKGYHGVAIVSKIPFESKDIRTFCDKVDSRHISVSFGEKAGIAKPLVVHNFYVPAGGDIPDSALNEKFDHKLRFLDEMKACEPLHPRGEDRHILVGDLNVAPHENDVWSHKQLLKVVSHTPIETEKLQAALAAGDWVDVARERIPMSEKVYTWWSYRSADWTVGDRGRRLDHIWVSRALKDAVSDFKILREARSWERPSDHVPVTVTLDL; the protein is encoded by the coding sequence ATGCGTTTTTCCCTGACAACCTGGAACATCAATTCGGTGCGGCTGCGCATCGATCTGGTCGCAAAATTTCTCAAGAGCGCGCGGCCGGACGTGCTGTGTCTCCAGGAGACCAAGTGCATCGACGACGCCTTTCCGCTGAAGCGCTTCAAGCGGCTCGGTTACGAGCATGTCGCGCTGAACGGGCAGAAGGGTTATCACGGCGTCGCCATCGTCTCGAAGATTCCGTTCGAGTCGAAGGATATCCGCACCTTCTGCGACAAGGTGGATTCACGCCACATCTCGGTATCGTTCGGCGAGAAGGCTGGGATCGCAAAACCGCTGGTGGTGCATAATTTCTACGTGCCGGCCGGCGGCGACATTCCCGATTCCGCGCTGAACGAGAAATTCGACCACAAGCTCCGCTTCCTCGACGAGATGAAGGCGTGCGAGCCGCTGCATCCGCGCGGCGAGGACCGCCACATCCTGGTCGGCGATCTCAACGTCGCCCCGCATGAGAACGACGTCTGGTCGCACAAGCAGCTTCTGAAGGTGGTATCGCACACGCCCATCGAAACCGAGAAGCTGCAAGCCGCGCTCGCCGCGGGCGATTGGGTCGACGTCGCGCGCGAGCGCATTCCGATGTCGGAGAAGGTCTACACGTGGTGGAGCTACCGCTCCGCCGATTGGACCGTCGGCGACCGCGGCCGCAGGCTCGACCACATCTGGGTCTCGCGCGCGCTGAAAGATGCGGTCAGTGATTTCAAGATTCTGCGCGAGGCGCGCAGCTGGGAGCGGCCGTCGGACCATGTGCCGGTTACGGTGACGCTGGATCTATGA
- a CDS encoding response regulator transcription factor produces the protein MANARKILIVDDDTDLRDTLVEQLSLHEEFEASAVDTGAKGASAAKANAPDLVLMDVGLPDTDGREVVRSLRKGGFKAPIIMLTGHDTDSDTILGLESGANDYVAKPFRFAVLLARIRAQLRQHEASEDAVFSVGPYSFRPGSKMLTAANARKVRLTEKETAILRFLYRAGQMPVSRETLLQEVWGYNSGVTTHTLETHIYRLRQKIEKDAANPEILVTEAGGYKLVP, from the coding sequence ATGGCCAATGCCCGCAAGATCCTGATCGTGGATGACGATACCGATCTGCGCGATACGTTGGTGGAGCAATTGTCGCTGCACGAAGAATTTGAAGCCTCCGCGGTCGATACCGGCGCCAAGGGCGCGAGCGCCGCGAAGGCCAATGCCCCCGATCTCGTCCTGATGGATGTTGGCCTGCCCGACACGGATGGCCGCGAAGTGGTCCGTTCATTGCGCAAGGGCGGGTTCAAGGCTCCGATCATCATGCTCACCGGACATGACACCGATTCCGACACGATTTTGGGGCTGGAATCCGGCGCCAACGATTATGTCGCAAAACCCTTCCGCTTCGCCGTGCTGCTGGCGCGCATCCGCGCCCAGCTCCGGCAGCACGAAGCCAGCGAGGACGCGGTGTTCTCGGTCGGCCCCTACTCTTTCCGGCCCGGCTCCAAGATGCTGACCGCCGCCAACGCGCGCAAGGTCCGGCTGACGGAGAAGGAAACCGCGATCCTCCGCTTCCTCTACCGGGCCGGCCAGATGCCGGTCTCGCGCGAGACCCTCCTCCAGGAGGTTTGGGGCTACAATTCCGGCGTCACCACCCACACGCTGGAAACCCACATCTACCGGCTTCGCCAGAAGATCGAGAAGGACGCTGCCAACCCGGAAATCCTGGTCACGGAAGCCGGTGGCTACAAGCTGGTGCCGTGA